Below is a genomic region from Dehalococcoidia bacterium.
AAGGTGGCAATGCCATTGACGGCGTTGACTGTTTTTGTGCCCAAGAGAAGAGCCCCTTCCGTACCCGTGCCTGGGGTAATGCCCAAGGTAACTGCAGCGGTTGAGGTCGTCACCGTGTTGCCACTGGCATCCTGAACCGTCACCACGGGCTGGGTAGTAAAAGCTGTCCCTGCCGTGTTGCTGCTGCTGGGCTGAGTGGTGAAAGCCAGATTCTGCGCGGATGGCACCCCATAAATCCACTGGATACCCGCTATATCGTGAGCATGAAGAGTGCGCTTTGTCTGCCCTGAGCCGCCGTAACCATACATAACCTTGGTGGAGTCATTGGGAGTAGGGAGCTGGAGGCTGGGCCCATAAAGATCGCGCAGGCAAAGCCAGTGGCCAAGTTCGTGTGCGCCGATAGACTGCACATCATATTGATCCGATGGACAGGAGGATTCAGTGTTCCAGGCAAAGTTTGTACTAAAGGCAAAATCGCACTCTGTGATAGTGCTGCCAGAGCCCCACATAGTGGCTTCTCCCAGAATACCGGTGCCTAGAGCTTGCCACAACACTTCATTTTCGCCGTTCAGGCTTTTGGTCGTAGCTGAAGTGGCACCTCCATAGCTGAAACTGAAGTTGGCACCAGCGTTGTTCCAAGAGTTTGCCGCTGACTGCACTGCTGCCAGCCTGCCTGGTACGCCACCTTCATTCACCTCGTAGGTTAATGTGGGGCTGGCGCCAGCCCACTTGAGCTGGCCGTAACCGAAGGTGACGGTAAATGATGTGAGGTTGGACCAGGAGCCATGCTTATATACGGCTACCGGTCCGCTGGCAGCGGAGTAAGGATAACCGTCAATGATTGCGACAGGCACATAAGCCTCTATTTGAGTATCGGACCAAGAGACGATTTGAGATGCCATGTAAGAGTCACCATCACCAGATGTCTTAAAGTAGAAAGCAAGATGATCATTTGCCCCCCTGGTTCCAAAGTCGGAGCCGCTGACGGTTACCAGGGTATTGGTGCCGGCGGAAGCGGTGCTGGGAGAAATGCTGCTGATGGTCGGGGCAGCAGCGCCTTCTATTACCAGAGGCAGGGACTGCTCTTGAGGTATAGGCCGACCTGCCAGAGCCAGGTTTACATTTTGCCTGAACTCGTTGGGAGACATTCTGCTGCGAGTGCCAGCCTTATCTTCGGTAAACGAAAGCTTACCTTGAGAGCCCCCGTAAACACTCGAGGGCGAACCGGCGGCAAGCTGTTGCGGCATGGTCTCCAAGCCCATCCTGGCAAGCCCGCCGCTGTTCAGCTCTTTCAGAAACAGCCCTACCTTCTCACCTGCCTCAAAAACCGGCGTGTCCTCCACCCATTGCCAGCTATCGCCAACCTTCCCTCCGGGCACGATGATGGTCATCGTGTTCTTGCCAGCAGGTCCCTTGAGAGTGTCCTCGACCGAAATGACGACCTCCGTATATATACTGGTATGATCGGTATTCCAGTGGCTGCTGCTGCTAGCAACAGTTCCCACTACAATTGAGTCAGCGCCATCCGCCAACTCATCCAGACTCATTGAGAGCCTCAATGCACTGACATCGCCGCCAAAGCCAAGCACCAGGGCGATGGCAATGCCTAGAGATAAAGAGGAGGTTACCAGCCAACCGAGTCGCTTCATATTGCACCTCTCAGGAATGTGTCTGAGCAATCCGAAATGCCCCTCTTCGGGGTTGACCCCATCTGGCAGCCCCCACCGTTTCACTCACTTTTTCTTTGGAAGCCCTGATTACGTCCTGATCAACCCCCTGCCCCCCAATCTTGGGAGAAGAAGGGGGGATATGGGGGACACCCCCAAACCCCCGATCAGGTCGAGGGCAGGCCCCCGACAGGAGGAATCCTGCACCGCTCAATCAGAGGCTCCTTATGTGATCATGCAAGCGGAACGGCCCGTAAAAGAAAAGGGGGCAGAACTCAATCTTGCCCCCTTTATTGGTGACAGATGCGGAGGCTTGCTCCTAGCGCTCCGCGCCTACCTGTTTTCTCCTGAACCAGACGAGACCTGCCATGCCAGCCAGCCCTAAGAGGACCAGCATGCCGGTAGCGATTTCAGGAGTGGGATAGGTTGGGTAGTCTTCCACTTCGCCATCTTGGGCGCCTCCGGTAGGCGGCAGACCACCTGTGCTGCTCAGCCGGAATCTGGAGAAAGTGAGTTGCTTTGCCGCATCCGCCGGCACATTGATAATGAAGCTGTTGACAACCGGAAGCGAATTCGGAAGGGGTTGTGCGTTGAAAATCTGCTCTCCGGAATCGATCCAGTCCCCATCGGCATTCCAGTCGATCCAGGCATCAAGGAAGGCAGGTCCGCCAGCCGCATTGGTGAGACTGACGTCGATTTGTGCCCGCTGACCAACGACAAGAGGATTGGTAACAAAGACCACACCGTCTTCATCGTCGCGGCCAGCGGCGGGGTCAGCGGCGGGATTCAGGTCGTCTCCATCAGCGTTAGCCGTAGGCTGGCCATCGGCCTCTCCATCAATTTGAACACCGAGCATGAATCCGCTGACGATGCCGTGATTGGCACCCGAGTTTGTGTTCAGGGTTGGATAGCCGGGTGCGGCGGCTGAATCCGGAGCATCACCCCAGTCGAGATCATAGGTGGGAGGGCAAACCAAGTCGCTGCCGTTGCAATCCTGGTCGATGGTGTCGCCGCAGATTTCCG
It encodes:
- a CDS encoding IPT/TIG domain-containing protein gives rise to the protein MKRLGWLVTSSLSLGIAIALVLGFGGDVSALRLSMSLDELADGADSIVVGTVASSSSHWNTDHTSIYTEVVISVEDTLKGPAGKNTMTIIVPGGKVGDSWQWVEDTPVFEAGEKVGLFLKELNSGGLARMGLETMPQQLAAGSPSSVYGGSQGKLSFTEDKAGTRSRMSPNEFRQNVNLALAGRPIPQEQSLPLVIEGAAAPTISSISPSTASAGTNTLVTVSGSDFGTRGANDHLAFYFKTSGDGDSYMASQIVSWSDTQIEAYVPVAIIDGYPYSAASGPVAVYKHGSWSNLTSFTVTFGYGQLKWAGASPTLTYEVNEGGVPGRLAAVQSAANSWNNAGANFSFSYGGATSATTKSLNGENEVLWQALGTGILGEATMWGSGSTITECDFAFSTNFAWNTESSCPSDQYDVQSIGAHELGHWLCLRDLYGPSLQLPTPNDSTKVMYGYGGSGQTKRTLHAHDIAGIQWIYGVPSAQNLAFTTQPSSSNTAGTAFTTQPVVTVQDASGNTVTTSTAAVTLGITPGTGTEGALLLGTKTVNAVNGIATFSGLSIDLAGTGYTLTAASSDLTSANSDTLDVEEMTTDVDILITLQGFSRPESGWVIPVTVKFFTPGVNVLTATPLYTFPAMTNKVEGMAACTVGPIPVGTYDITLDSGTEVESGTTLMNVQRGAVIAVSGMPVDMGTLLEGDADNNGTIDVTDFGIFQTAFMSSDPAADFDRNGIVDISDFGLLAVNFMKTSPVEVP